TTAAGATATTTGCAAGGTACTCTTAGTAAAGGATTGTTTTACAAATTTGGACATAATTGTGCTTCATATATTTCTGTTTATTGTGATGCTGATTGGGCTGGTAAAATAGTGTATCTTGATAGTTGTCCAGTTTCTTGGCAATCAAAGAAATAAGGTTCTGTTTCTAGAAGCTCTACTGAGGCAGAATACAGGTCATTAGCTAATAATGCTGGTGAAATATCTTGGATGAGGCATATTTTGTGTGACTTGAAGATAAAGATTCTTGCTCCTCATTTGCTCAAGTGTGATAATCTTTCAGCCCTTGCTCTCTGCTACAATCCTGTGTTTCACTCAAGGATTAAACAATTGGATGACGATTTAAATTTCGTAAGGGAAAGGGTTTAGAAACAAGATTTACTGCTGCTGTATGTTCCAACATAAACACAAACTGTTGACATCTTCACCAAGGGTCTGCATAGCCCTCTCTTTAATCAACATTGCTCCAATCTCAGTGTTTTATCCCACACTGAGAATGAGGGAGGCTGTTAGAAGAAGAGAATGATGATGTGTTGACGTGTTCAGAAGAAGTAATATGGATTCCAGCTGTCATTAGATATTTTTATAGAAATAGATATtttcatgtcatgctttatgtGTGTTTTCTCACGTTTTTCAGTATTGTAATAGTTAGTTGGGTATATCGGTCCTAACTATAAATTGCTCCTGCTGTATTAAATTTTGGACTGGTTGATCATAATTCTTAATTCTGAAAAGCTTCAGAGCTATGCtttgctttgatttctttGTCTTCAACCTCAAGCCATTGCATGTTAGTTATGAGCACTATGTTATCAGAGGAGAGAAAAGGCACGGGTCCGGAgggggaggagagagaggagagaaaatGAATAGAGAGAATTGTGTGTGGGAGAGCCTAGGGTGGGCTCTCCTTCCAAAACAAACATCAACGGCCCAAATTGATTCGTTCAATTGGACGGTTGAGATTAAAAAATAGGAAATATGAATTTCTAAAAATACCTTTTAAAAGAGTTAAATTTGTAAATGCGTAGAAAATTAACCGGGCTTCAGAAACATATTCCGTAAGTACTCCGCGCTCGTGAAATATTACTAAATTTTGACACTTCAGAAAAATATCGATTAGCATGATAACTATGCGGGAAAGATATAGAGAAAATTCATGGGCTCACAATGACTATCTCGCAGCAATTCTctttctaaatatatatatatattgtttatatatatatatatatatatatattattcttgTGCTATTTTGATCACCTCTTCACTGGAGTTTCTATCGATGTCTcacaaaaatgaaagaaaaagaaaattaatgatCCCATTATTCTTATATGATCGATTATAGAAGGTGGAGAATTATGGAATTAATGGTTCCCAAACCTAACTAATTCCATGCATGGTTCTGTACTTCTGTATGAATATAACAAGATTAATTAACTTaaatacatgcatgcatggcaCGCTACTAtacataattaattttagCAATCAATGCATGCGTTATCCATGCCTATTGTAAGTGGACGAACATCACAAGGTGAAATgattaatttgattaaattagtTTAATTGCGATACAATCAATTCTATCATATGATCATAGACATCTATAACTAATTAATAGACTCATGCTTCTCATCAAAAGTTCCCTAGAATATAGGACGAGCTTGATCTAGCTAGCATGAACAGCTAATTAAAGTCGTATAATTTGAACCTCAAGGTCGCCAGGTCTTCCAAAACAGAAATATGCATGCATttcaatccaacatacatgaTCTTTAAATTTTATACACACATTCTTATTACACGCATCAAAACCCATTTGCAACTAACTAATTGCATTCGATCCACTTCAAGCTATATTTGCAACTCGATCTTTTCTGGAACTACGATCGGATTCATCGGAAACGGAAACAATTAACGTACATATTATACTCCATATGTTATGCTTTAATTCATGCAATCAACTGAATCAAGTGATGCAACCTCACATTCCCAAGAAATTGCGCGCAAGATCTCAAAAACTAAACTTAAATGAAGAGTGATAAAAGAAATTAAGACAATAGATAACGACAATACAtagttaatatatattaatgtgtaTATACGTACAGATTCTAGTTGATCTCAAAATCAGTCAATCATATCACACGACACTACGAAGCTCTGATGCTTCTGAAGCAACTGAAACTCAGATTGATAACGCAAGTGCCTGGATCACTTATTTAGGGTTCTGCCATTTTTCTAATCCCTTGATTACTGAAAAACCCAGAGAGCCTGAAAAATACAGCCCGTACGAATCGGGAAGACAAGAGAAGTAAGTAAGTGGTACCTGGTCCCGGTGGTGATTGTGGGGACGACAACGCAGCACATGACGCAAAACAGATCGTCACCTTCATCATGACCATGACCATAACCCACATTGTCATCTAGTTCCAGTTCCTACCAGAACTCCCCAGACTTAAACTACTCTGAACTCTGAACCAGTTCAGTGAAAATGAAGATCGATACAACAGAAACAACAAAACACCACACTACGACGTACTACAGAACTTGCTCACTTAGAATATATAGAAACAAAGTCTGCAACTTTGAGTTCAAGCCGGATCAAACCGCACTCAACACTTGCCATTTTCTATGTTGGGATTTTCTACAAGGTTTCTCTCCCCCCACGAAAAATATCATccactgtttttttttggttgctACACACACCAAAACACGCCacaccaaaaaaagaaaagaaaaaaaaaagataacgACAATTGATCAGAGGATATTGATGTTGGTATTATTATTGGTCCTTTGCCGTTTAACACTGCCTGAAGAAGTAGACTCGTCGCCTCCACCACTCTTCTCCATTACCGCTTTGAGCGCTTCCTGTATCGAGCTTATACAGTACTGCGGTTGCTGCTGCTCTTCGCTACTACTCGAATCTTCTTCTCCGGTGATGAACAAAACGTTCTTCACGCGACCACCTAACGTCGTTATTTCAGCTTTCAACGTTCTCAAACGTAACTCCTTCAGTGTTTTGATGAGATCAGGCAACAAATCAGACCGGTCCTCGCAACACAGCGAGGCTTTGATTACGAACTTACCCTCCTCGTCTGACGCGTCGTCAACTATCAGCTCGTCAGTTTCAGTCGGCACTGGACTGGTCTCCGCTATTACGGAAGTCTGCCGCTTCAGCTCCTTGACATGCTGTATCACTTCCGCCAGCAATGAAGCCTTGTCCGTCTATCATCACAAacgtaaaaaaaatcaaaactttttCGATTAATTAAGAGAGATAATTAGAATTAAGAAGAATGGGCGTggtttttgaaagaataagGAGAATGTGTGCAGACTGACAAGAGTGCTAAGTTGTCTGTggctttattaattttttctttgtgGAAACATGGTTTGACTGATGGGTGATACATCTGTATTTATCCGGCAAGAAATTTCCATGGGAAGCTttttaactgcttcatggtTCCTCTTTTTCATATCACCCCAGCGACATTACCATTATtccctttttctctttatcgttttttttcttcttcttcctctcctcgGAAATACCACGCAGCTGATCAGAAAGAAGAAACCAAAAGAGAAGATGGACCAAAAAGCTAGCTAAATATTGAGAAaattgtgatgtatttgttagGTCTTGAACAACCAACCAGGTAATGGATCCTATACTAATAGAACGGAAGAGAATCTTAGGGAGAGATCCACAGAGATCTTTGATGTGTAAAATAAAGAAGGGTGGCAATCAGCCGCAATCTTAATACTAAGCAAGCACAACATGATTAAATACTAATTATTATGTGGGTGAGTTGCTTACTTTGGTGGTGCTGGGTAATAGGCTACGCAGCTTAGCAAGGTGGTTATtgattctctctcttcttcttctttcggCCTCGCTGTGACTTTTGGAAGCTGCGAGTGCCTTGGCGTCCATGATTTCTTGAGCAGTCAGCTTCCCCAGCTCGGCTTGAAGACCGAAAGGAGCCGAACCGGACTGGACCATCGGTCCCAGAGTCTCCGACAAGATTCTAAGGTGGTGGTGATCGGATGCTGAACCATCATACGTGAACTGTAGAGATGGAGCTCCTCTTCTGTTGAAGAAACTGGCATAGGTTGATGAAGGAGCTGGAGGAGGGGCTAGAAATGGGTCGATGTTGTTGTCTCCTCGGACCGGAAAGTGGCCCGGGTTGAAGGTGTGGATCGGAGGGAGGGTCCATGGCTGCAGAATTGGAGGTGGAGCTTGATCATGAGGGAAAATCAAACCTCGACCGTACAAATCGTTGTGGTTTTGCTGTTGTTGCATCATCTGCTGCTGTTGTTGTTGGAGAAGCAACTGCTCATGAAAGTTTTggacttgttgatgatgatgactctGTGAACACTCACCTtgatcttctttctttccgCACATCATCTTTATATCGATGACAAATTTGTCAGTTTGTTTGTGTATCTAATTAACTAGCGAGCTAGGGCTTGCGTGCTTACTTCATAGGATCATCATCATGATATATCACTGGTCTAGCTCTGAAGATCTGAGCGCATACATATggtggatgatgatgatgatgaagatgaaaaggaaattTGAAGAGAAAAGGATGCTGGATGTGGGAACTGAGAAGGGAATCGAAGGAAGAAATGGATGGTAATAAAAAAGATtataagacaaaaaaaaaaccttaccTTTGCTTGATATATGAAAGATGGTTTTGGTTTGTGGCAAAACAAAAGAGCAATACAAAGAGGCAAAggcttctctctttctctctttctctttcagtGTCCCCAAATGAAAATTTGCCACGCCCTTGATGAGTGAAGAAGGCCCTTTTTATCCCTTGAATTGGTTTTCAACTGAGCTTCCCCTTTCCTTTGTGCTTTGTTGGTATCTTTCTGGTTCCTTTGTTTtctctccctctttctctgAATATGAATGTGATGGTGTCTGAGAGGCTCTATCACTCTGCATCCTTTCCACCACTCTAAATATTTATAGGGTTAAGTCTGTTGGTGTTTGAGTACTGCTAGTCTCCTTTACTGTCTTCTTACggcattctctctctctatcccATTCTTCCCTGTAGCTTTCAGGGTGCggatcttttttcttcttgctattatatatttccaaaaattcatatatattagcAGAAAATATTATCTTTCtctaattttgtttgttgCTTTTAGTGATTGGTTCAAAGCAAATAGTTACACTGTGTGAGTAGTGGGAAGGAGCTAGGCGAGGCTAGTTAGGAATGGGAAACACAGGCACATACTACAATTAAACAGAGTGAACAACACAACACACAGATTGTCGACCGACCAAAGACCAAAAAAAGCTGAGTCTATCATTATCATgcattatatataaaacaaaggCCTCCTATTAGGCAAGGGTAAACAAATTAATTTTCATGATCATTAATTAACTTATATATACTTAGGCCTTTTGTTGCCCTTTTCCCTTACCTCAGTCAATTCCACGTTCTTCCATATACACTTTGGCTATTTCCATGCCAACCCTTTCTGCTTCCCCAAGACGACTATGTAATCATTGTGTCTTGGAACACACTCCACCCGCCTTACTATACCCCCTTTcaattttcatcatcatctctaTCCCTCTCTAGGCTACCATTTCCtcgtaaatttgtatattccTTGGTTTCAGCAGTGCTTATATGTATTTGTATGTGTATTCATTATTTATGCTTCCTAGATATTAATTACAAAGGATTTAGCAGTAACTACTTTCCACTCGGGGTGATTTCGTTTGTATAGACCGGGTTTACCTTTAACAAACCCGGTTAAACAAAACCTCGAGGAACTTCCCTTTCTTCCTACCTGATCCACATGTAATATATACTGCGGACATAACTAGCTAGGGAAAACAGTTAAACTATGCTGAAGCAACAGGATGAGAATGAACAAAGGCAGCAGATCTCCACAAATAAATTAGCTTCATGATACGCATGTTGGAATATGATAGAGTTGAATTGTAAAGCGGTTATGTAAAATTTATGTTGATGGTACGTATGtaagaataagaaaacgtACTATAAACACAAGAAAATATAACACGACCTCATTTGAGAACAGTACGGTGGTGTATTTTAATGATTATAACTCAAAATCAGTATATTTTGTTCCGTTTCTATACATCTTCCTCTTGTTGTGGGGAAGAGATACTTCATACACAGTTACATATCAGGTCGGGTGATCAGGTCGATCATGTAGTTTAGACACAcacatatgcatatatatgaagACTGATAGTCATGTAATTCATTGTCACATTGCAACGAGGACAAAATGATGAATGGctgggaaaaaaaatcaaaaagtgCAGATGATTTTGGTAGTTGGTAAGATTGTCCATTCGATTCCATTCCATTCCATTCCATTCCATTAACTTGAAAGGCCTAGGCCACAACACAAAACACCAAGGAAATGGAATAATTGATGTTTACAAGCACTTTTTTGATGTGGTGGCACACTTTTCCAAGagtcccccccccccttcATTGTCGTCTTTGTGCTCCTCATCTCTCACCAGGAGCCCTGGGATTTCCTGCCTCTACTGGTTCCTGGTTGGCCCTAAAGAAGTTTACTCCTCCTTTTTACTCATCATGTCTTTGTGGTAAAAACCAAACACTCcacatcaatatatatacattatcaTGCATGCTGCTTAAAGATCTGGGTAATCACACAGCTTCGTATAATTATCAGTGCCGCGCCTTCTATTATTTATAATATCTTTGGCCGGTAACCCTAACCTTTTGACACGTTGATTACTTAGCTTCTGCAGATTAAGGAAAACACATGCACTAGCTGACTAGCCAAGTTCATTCCCAATGTTTCCCTCTTGTGCTTCAGCTTTGCCCACATTTTGGTACGGCACTCCTCTGTCTTACCATGTTTAGGTCAAGTCACAGGCTCACAAGGGCAATGTACTTCTCCCTTGCCCTTTGCTTAAATCCGCAGCAACCTCCTCTAGCtttatacaggttcatgatCATACCCTACTTTAATTTGCTGTATTATTTGTTTATAGCTAGGGCTTGGAGATGATCGATTCTGGCTACAAGTATAGAGGGAAAGAGGGTTGTCTTTGGAGATATAGCCTTTGTGGTCACACGCATGGTTTGGTTTGGTCccaattattttcaatttgtttttcatctttttgaAGCTTGAATTGTTTTTATATATACCCGATCTAACTACATGgtctgtttatatatataaattacagATGCATGCTGCTTCAAACATTTGATGATAGCTGCAGCACCAGTAGCCTAACGCACGAGAGAAGAGCCTTTACATGTATGTGTTTGTGGGGTGTATCATGACATCATCCCACCCTGTCATGACGTTTGTCCCCCCAAGTTCTAATTTGGTTCTTAGCTCGATCTCCATGCATTATATATCCTATTTAGTTCTGGACTTCTGGCATGGTGAAGCTTGCAGCTTACGATCTAAGCTGTTGGGTTTGTAATGATGGTTGGTCTCTGAATTCTCCTTCATCACATTTGTTTCTAAAAGTACTTCATTCTCTTTCTAGCATTTCTTCAACACAAAGTTTCGTATATGTAATGGTGAAGACGACCCTAAATAACACATTGACAAGTAGAAACTATAGTAGATCACTGAGGTTTTGTGGAGAACTACTAGAAGAATTGCAAATCTACTTGTGAGTGTACGTTTATATAATGCGATTTTTCGTTCACGTAATCCTGATACATTACAAATCTGTATTATTGATGATTCATCTTAAACATTCATTTATAACAAGAAGTgttatgaattatatataatatagtttgTATACCTTCATAAACATTAACTTGTCCAAATTAGTACATAACAATGATTCGTAGCGTGCGTACGTAGGTATATATGTATTAACCGCGAACTGGAGATAAGACTAATCAACACCAGACGCTCCAATCTTTGCCAAACAAGTTGAAACAAGAAACATTTACCAACTTCTTTCCATCTCGGGTACAAAAATAGTCGTTCCATTGTTTGATTgttacatacttgaaattCCACTGGAAAGTTTGTACCTAGTTTAGGTCTGCGCTCCAAACATGGAATAACCTGCTCAGtactttgaagtttgaacaatGATGAAACATGGGGTTATGTACACGCATGATCGATGAATCACTCCATGTCTGCCTCAGTGCCTTGCGTAAAATGCTAAAAGCCTTCGATCAGTTACCACAAGCAAACTTTAATTCTCAGTGGACCAAACTAAATATTTTCTTGTACACTGGCATACATGTAATTCTATGATCGATCTTACAGCTAGAGTTAATTACATGAGTTATCGGTGGATTTGAAACGTTATTTCAAGGTAATTAACTGGATTTTGTAACCTTGACTCACTTAATTTAATAATCCATGATCATAATTAACGATCGAGTTACGAGAGTTACCAGTGGATTTGTTAATTGCCTTGACGCAAGGTAGTTAGTTAGGTTCAGAAACCCTGCCTGACCTCATGCACTCATGTAGTCATGTAGACGATGGAAGTGTCAACTATCGAAGTGAACAAAGGCGAGTTCCACTTTGAGTTTGACATATATAGTAATTGAGACTTGGTACCCTGCCAATATTATTAATTCCCTTACCATATTTCACTCATTCGGCCGTTCCCTTTACATATAGTGATTTCTAGCTACCCACTTACAACGTCCAGCTAGCTAGTGCTTTGTATGAATTGTATCTGTCACTCAAATTAAGATATATCTGTGTCCCTTAATCCAAATAAATCCTTCATTAGTCACTTAGGATTGCGTCTCACATACGATGCATGTGTGGAAAACGCTAATGTCTTTACTAGATCCGTCTGATACATTAGTAGTATTGCGTTAGAAACTAGCCAGCTAGCTATATATATGTCCATCGAAAGGGCTTGTAAAATTGAAAATGACCGAAGCTTCGTATGAATTATCAAACACTCTGGATATATACAACATTAGGTTGTCACAACTAATTAGTGAAAATCCGAATATAAATCTTCAAAAGCATTATGTGTCGCCAACGAGGTTTGACTCAGTTGTCAATGGCGGACTTGAGGTGTATCACCCACACAATTTCGATCTCTGCTACCAGCAGGTCTCGTTGACTCGTGATCTGTAAATTTTCTTGCGGAAATTCATACATGTGGGTTGTGTGACAGGTACATACCCGTCGTAAGTCATTCAGGGTTAAGATTATGAGTATGTCCTAACGATAGTGATGTAGCGTAAACAAACTCTCACCAAACATGTtttgtacaaaaaaaaaacattatgtGTCTATACCGACATTAATTAACCAAGATAACCAACAGGAACTAACCCTACTATGATTCTCAAGATCGACGTGGTCCATGCCATCTGGCTAGATGTTTGCAAATAGCTAGTAAGATAATGTTATATCGTACAAAAGTATAGTTGTTTTATATTGGAAGTGCTTGTAATTAAAAACGGATTAGTGATCGTCTTCGCCAGTGTGGTTGCAAGTACTTATTAAGTTAAAATTAGTCCACATATAAGAGAGgggaagggggggggggggggtgtctACGTTTAAGACTTTAAGTCTTCTGCATATACATCGGTCTGTATTATAAACCCTATCTTAAACACAGATTAGGCACTCATTTTACTTTAACTCActcggaggtccgcaccaagattttggtgcggatttccatatttttaccactttttgatcaaatttttcatcctcaccgtctagtatctagataatattgtgtagatcatttctgcaaaatttcagccaatttggtaatctttaaggccctcaaaattgtgtttttctgttaaaaatatgaacggttcatgttcgACAGAACTCGGTCCGTCATTTGTTATTCGATTTTGAGGGttttaacgattaccaaattggctgaaatttttcagagatgatctacacaatattatctagatactagacggta
This is a stretch of genomic DNA from Argentina anserina chromosome 4, drPotAnse1.1, whole genome shotgun sequence. It encodes these proteins:
- the LOC126791085 gene encoding transcription factor bHLH30, encoding MMCGKKEDQGECSQSHHHQQVQNFHEQLLLQQQQQQMMQQQQNHNDLYGRGLIFPHDQAPPPILQPWTLPPIHTFNPGHFPVRGDNNIDPFLAPPPAPSSTYASFFNRRGAPSLQFTYDGSASDHHHLRILSETLGPMVQSGSAPFGLQAELGKLTAQEIMDAKALAASKSHSEAERRRRERINNHLAKLRSLLPSTTKTDKASLLAEVIQHVKELKRQTSVIAETSPVPTETDELIVDDASDEEGKFVIKASLCCEDRSDLLPDLIKTLKELRLRTLKAEITTLGGRVKNVLFITGEEDSSSSEEQQQPQYCISSIQEALKAVMEKSGGGDESTSSGSVKRQRTNNNTNINIL